The genomic segment AGGAAGGCGCCTTTGAAACCAGCCGAAGGGTTAATCATGTCATGTGTTCCATCTGTTGTACGATAATCAATTACGTAATCAAATTCCTTGTctattctcctccctccctccgtctCTCTCAGAAACTTCCCCCGCCTTGCTCCAGAGCGTCCCTCCCAAGACCTTCGCCTTTCCCTACTTTGAAGGTTCCTTCCAGCCTTTCATCAGATCTTATTTCCCAGGTAGGTCTCCTCTCCCTTCCTTGTGTGAGGCTGGGCGGCGCCCCAGCCCAGGCCCGACGCTCCCTGCCAAGCCATATTTCTCCGTCCACCCCTCGGGGTTACGCTCTGGTTCAGAGGTTGCAAGGCGTACAACATTCACGAATCCGTCGCGCCAATTTGATGCCCTATTTAGCACAAGCAGTGACTGCTTGACACTTTGCACCAATTCCCTGCTCTACAAATTAGCAGGAATTGTCATGGTCCCAATTTGAGGCGGTTCCCTTCCCGGCGAGGAGCTGTTGGCATCCCTTCACGCCGCCGTTTTCCCACAGAGTCAGTGCACTTGGCCACGATTTCCCACAAAGGTTTCAGCACCATGACCAATTGGTCAGCTCCTCCGGGCAGCCACACACAGACCGGCCCTCGCCCTCCACGCCGCCGAGAGACACCTACCAGCCGGGGCTAATTTCTCTTTAAGACTCATTCAGGGCTTCGGGCTTTTCACAAGACCACATGGGGTGCCCTCTTGTGTGGGGTGCTTAGGGTCGCCCAGCGGGAGGGGGCCTAGATCCTCCCCCAACCTCAACCTTCAATTTCCAACCTGATTTCCCAAAGCTTCTCATTCCcgctcctcccccctccccagccaatcttaaagaacatagaaaaatagaagAACGCTTGGAAaataagcagttttttttttttttttttaagaggaggcTGTGATCGGGTCCCAGTCTAAAGCGAAAACACCCGAAACAccttccacaaggttttcatccTAGAATCCCGGTGTTGATTCAAACTGTGGCTCAAAAACGCTGCGATTGGTCAAAACTCAGGAGGAAGGAGACAGAAAAGCCCCTATAAAAAGAATAAAGACTGGGCATGGGCGGTGGGGGATGGGTAAAACCAGGAAAGCACTCCCAAATATCAGCAAAAGAAGCAAGCAATTGATTTTTAAAAGGGGGAGAGAGAATTCACCAACAGCCCCCAGCCCCAACCATTCACGCTGTTGCTAATAATGGAATTTGCTCCCTTTCTCCCTCATCTCAATgctctaacaaaaacaacccggGCTTTATAAATAgcttttcatgtccatttaatGAAAACGATTGGAGGAAGAGAAGCCTCTGCCATCAGTATTCTCCCAATGGTCTTGGCCTGCAGTTGTGTTTAGTTTGAAAGTGTAAATCTCTTTTGTCCCAGTAATATATGGCTTTCGCTGCTTGTCCTCAGTCTTTTTCTGTTAGTTCATTACTACACAATTACCATTCACGCTTCATTAGagtctctgtctcttttggttttttttttttttttctccttcccttaAAGCGAAACTCTTCCCCTTTTTATCATGCCAATACCCATTGGGAAGCGGTCAATGTGCTAATTAGCTGccacttttcatgtgtttgggcCGAATTCTTAACgtttggaggggggatgggaggaaagattaatatatttaaaaaaatgactactgattggtttttaaaaaatccaaggCGGATTTtcccctcaattttttttttttttttatcaaatcaGTAAAAGAATGATTTTTCATCTAAAGATTGTAAAAGCCACCGAGGTGATAAAAATTTAGGGGGAAAACCCAGTGGCCTCAGCTGGGTATTCTCTTGTTATTTTTGTAGTTTATTTATCCTATCGCTATTTTAGCTGATACGCTGGTTTGTTTCCCTGAGACTTTTGAATGGAAAAACGAACAGGCTATCGTGGGGGCTGCTTTCAGTGTTTCAGTGGTTTTATCTAATCCGAGTTTGCGGGGTTGAAAGGGAAAGTTATTTGGGCGGAAAGCGCCTTTCACTCTCGCAGGTTAGTAGGTTTGGGGCCTATTCTCCAGGCGGAGAAAAAGGAGAGCTTTAAAGAGATGAAGGGATCTGAGAGAAAAAACGCGGGAGGCCACGATGGAGGGGCGAGCACAATCGGGCGGGGGCCGGATAGCGCCCATTCAGTCCCCGCCTGCCCGTTCCGCCCCTGCAGCGTCCTCCAGCGTCGTGCCCATGCCGGGCACCTTCTCCTGGCCGCTGGCCGCCCGCGGCAAACCCCGCCGGGGCATGCTGCGCCGCGCAGTGTTCTCCGACGTGCAGCGCAAGGCGCTGGAGAAGATGTTCCAGAAACAGAAGTACATCAGCAAGCCCGACCGCAAGAAGCTGGCGGCCAAGTTGGGACTGAAGGACTCGCAGGTGAGGGCGATCTCTGCACAACATCCCCCCGCGCTTCACCCCTCCGCTGCTCACCTGACTGCTGCGAGGGCTCTCTGAAACCGCTTAGGTCCCATTGTACAGACAgcgaaactgaggcccagagaggctgtAAGTTAACGAGCCAGCTTCCTCAAGGCTCCTCAGGACAGGTCTCTACATCTCACCTGAGCGCACCCTCCCCcaacctccccccgcccccgggcTTCTGGGGTAAGAGAAGCGAGGAGCTGAGGGGGGTGGGGGCTGCGCTGCGACCCACGTGAACTCACTTCAGGAATGCGGCCCCAGCCGAGGCCTCTGCGCTCCCCTCCACTCTCCCCGCCTTTCTCCGCCCCCTTCCTCAGGTGAAAATCTGGTTCCAGAACCGGCGCATGAAATGGCGGAACTCGAAGGAGCGCGAACTGCTGTCCAGCGGGGGCTGCCGAGAGCAGACCCTTCCCACCAAGCTCAATCCGCACCCGGACCTCAGCGACGTGGGCCAGAAGGGCCCCGGGGACGACGAGGAGGAAGACGAGGGCCCGGGCAGCCCCCGCCACCGCCTGGCCTACCGCGCGTCCCCTGAGCCTCGGCACCGGCGCGACCCGCGGCTCGAAGGGCCACTGCCCGCGTCCCCGGCGCACTCGAGCAGCCCCGGCAAACCTTCGGA from the Loxodonta africana isolate mLoxAfr1 chromosome 7, mLoxAfr1.hap2, whole genome shotgun sequence genome contains:
- the DBX1 gene encoding homeobox protein DBX1 — encoded protein: MMFPGLLAPAAGYPSLLRPTPTLTLPQSLQSAFSSHSSFLVEDLIRISRPPAYLPRSVPTASMSPSRQGAPVTLTDTGASDLGSPGRGSRRGSSPLTAASPASEPTFLKFGVNAILSSAPRTETSPALLQSVPPKTFAFPYFEGSFQPFIRSYFPASSSVVPMPGTFSWPLAARGKPRRGMLRRAVFSDVQRKALEKMFQKQKYISKPDRKKLAAKLGLKDSQVKIWFQNRRMKWRNSKERELLSSGGCREQTLPTKLNPHPDLSDVGQKGPGDDEEEDEGPGSPRHRLAYRASPEPRHRRDPRLEGPLPASPAHSSSPGKPSDFSDSEEEEEEGEEEEEITVS